One Amaranthus tricolor cultivar Red isolate AtriRed21 chromosome 10, ASM2621246v1, whole genome shotgun sequence genomic window carries:
- the LOC130825382 gene encoding probable calcium-binding protein CML13 — protein MGKDLSSDQVSSMKEAFTLFDTDNDGKIAPSELGILMRSLGGNPTQAQLKEIISQESLTSPFDFNRFLDLMSKYLKPEPFDRQLRDAFKVLDKEGTGFVAVSDLRHILTSIGEKLEPAEFDEWIREVEVGSDGKIKFDDFIARMVAK, from the coding sequence ATGGGGAAAGATTTGAGTAGTGATCAAGTTAGTTCAATGAAAGAAGCCTTTACTCTCTTTGACACAGACAATGATGGCAAAATTGCACCTTCTGAATTAGGAATTTTGATGCGTTCTTTGGGTGGAAATCCAACACAAGCTCaacttaaagaaataatttCACAAGAAAGCTTGACTTCTCCTTTTGATTTCAATAGGTTTTTAGATCTTATGTCTAAATACTTAAAACCTGAACCTTTTGATCGTCAATTGAGAGATGCATTCAAAGTTCTTGATAAGGAAGGAACTGGGTTCGTTGCTGTTTCGGATCTGAGGCATATTCTAACTAGTATTGGTGAAAAGCTCGAACCTGCTGAGTTTGATGAGTGGATTCGTGAAGTTGAAGTTGGATCTGATGGGAAAATCAAGTTTGACGATTTTATTGCTAGGATGGTTGCtaagtga